A genome region from Thiovulum sp. ES includes the following:
- a CDS encoding molybdopterin-guanine dinucleotide biosynthesis protein A, protein MKKIDFPAVIFAGGKSRRMGRDKSLLPFGNSETLVEFQFKRMQKIFSEVYISWKNPKIPHLEKFSIFDEPQFSEISAPTVALYSVMKKIENEKLFVLSVDTPFFSENAIRELFKKSENSEITSPTFGGKSEPLLSIYKTDLQSRVLEMLKNGEYKMNKLFKNANLVEFDDKKLFTNMNFPEDYKRNIV, encoded by the coding sequence TTGAAAAAGATCGATTTTCCTGCTGTAATTTTTGCAGGTGGAAAAAGTCGCCGAATGGGTAGAGATAAATCGCTTCTACCTTTTGGAAATAGCGAAACTCTCGTGGAATTTCAGTTTAAGAGAATGCAAAAAATTTTTTCAGAAGTCTATATTTCATGGAAAAATCCAAAAATTCCTCATCTTGAAAAGTTCTCAATTTTTGATGAACCGCAATTTTCAGAAATTTCAGCACCAACTGTTGCTCTCTACTCCGTTATGAAAAAAATTGAGAATGAAAAATTATTTGTTCTCAGTGTGGATACTCCATTTTTTAGCGAAAATGCAATTCGAGAACTTTTTAAAAAGAGTGAAAATAGTGAAATTACTTCACCAACTTTTGGCGGAAAAAGTGAGCCACTGCTCTCAATTTACAAGACAGATTTGCAAAGTAGAGTTTTAGAGATGTTGAAAAATGGGGAATATAAAATGAATAAACTCTTTAAAAATGCAAATCTTGTTGAATTCGATGACAAAAAACTATTTACAAATATGAATTTTCCCGAAGATTACAAAAGAAATATAGTTTAG